Proteins encoded together in one Cicer arietinum cultivar CDC Frontier isolate Library 1 chromosome 4, Cicar.CDCFrontier_v2.0, whole genome shotgun sequence window:
- the LOC101506074 gene encoding ethylene-responsive transcription factor RAP2-7-like, whose translation MSMLDLNVDIIDETSDYSSNNSSPLICDLLKKEKDVSDIITRTLFPVSADRGGRVSDSMTQNGLKILQQKKPQVRKSRRGPRSRSSQYRGVTLYRRTGRWESHIWDCGKQVYLGGFDTSHAAARAYDRAAIRFRGVDADINFIFSDYEEDLKQMKGLSKEEFVLRVRRQTNGISKRNSTFRSALVLHKCDLRVRPFVGKTFCHKPPIKRDHEVETSCNPSTTYKGGINANSNKTGNLHNLDLSLGISPSSKQLINNDSGGWFPFGWTTCMIPNERIQ comes from the exons ATGTCTATGTTGGATCTCAACGTTGACATAATCGATGAAACATCAGATTATTCCTCAAACAATTCTTCTCCTTTAATTTGTGACCTgttgaagaaagaaaaagatgTCTCAGATATAATCACGAGGACCCTTTTCCCTGTGAGTGCTGATAGAGGAGGTAGAGTATCTGATTCCATGACTCAAAATGGACTTAAAATCTTGCAACAAAAGAAACCTCAAGTTAGAAAAAGTAGGAGAGGACCAAGGTCTCGCAGTTCACAGTATAGGGGTGTTACCTTATACCGTAGGACTGGTAGATGGGAATCACATATTTG GGATTGTGGGAAGCAGGTCTATTTGG GTGGATTTGACACTTCTCATGCTGCTGCAAG AGCATATGATAGAGCTGCTATTAGGTTTAGGGGAGTTGATGCtgatataaactttattttcagTGATTATGAGGAGGATTTGAAGCAG ATGAAAGGTTTGAGTAAGGAAGAATTTGTACTAAGAGTTCGTAGACAAACTAATGGAATCTCAAAGAGAAATTCAACATTCAGAAGTGCATTAGTTCTTCACAAATGTGATCTACGAGTTAGACCTTTTGTTGGCAAAAC ATTTTGTCATAAGCCACCCATAAAGCGTGATCATGAAGTAGAAACCAGTTGTAATCCCTCTACTACTTATAAGGGAGGGATAAATGCAAATTCTAACAAAACAG GCAATTTACATAATCTTGATTTGAGTCTTGGGATTTCACCATCTTCCAAACAACTGATTAATAATGATTCTGGAGGTTGGTTTCCCTTTGGATGGACGACTTGTATGATACCCAACGAAAGGATACAATG A